A genomic segment from Frateuria edaphi encodes:
- a CDS encoding MlaC/ttg2D family ABC transporter substrate-binding protein encodes MLRTLAFAMAIAFGTVAASPVLAQDAAAQAPASQQNPEQVVQEIAHQLDTTIAGHRDELKNDKEKLISVIDDVFLPHFDIDYASILVLGRHAREATPEQRERFAKAFYNSITHRYAEGLLNYTKGAVQVLPFNGDLNDKRTVVRTQVVLDDGKKLSVDYAFRKSKNGDWKAYDVIIEGISYVTNYRNQVDAEIRKVGIEKLIANLENQGEKALESMDKDSKAP; translated from the coding sequence ATGTTGCGCACTCTGGCTTTCGCCATGGCCATCGCGTTCGGCACCGTGGCCGCCTCGCCCGTGCTCGCCCAGGACGCGGCCGCACAGGCGCCGGCTTCCCAGCAGAACCCCGAGCAGGTGGTGCAGGAGATTGCCCACCAGCTGGACACCACCATCGCCGGTCACCGTGACGAGCTGAAGAACGACAAGGAAAAGTTGATCTCGGTGATCGACGACGTCTTCCTGCCGCACTTCGACATCGATTACGCCTCGATCCTGGTGCTTGGCCGCCACGCCCGCGAGGCCACGCCCGAGCAGCGCGAACGCTTTGCCAAAGCGTTCTACAACTCGATCACCCACCGTTACGCCGAGGGCCTGCTCAACTACACCAAGGGCGCGGTGCAGGTGCTGCCGTTCAATGGCGACCTGAACGACAAGCGCACCGTGGTGCGCACCCAGGTGGTGCTGGACGACGGCAAGAAGCTCTCGGTCGACTACGCCTTCCGCAAGAGCAAGAACGGCGACTGGAAGGCGTACGACGTGATCATCGAGGGCATCTCCTACGTCACCAACTACCGCAACCAGGTCGACGCGGAGATCCGCAAGGTCGGCATCGAGAAGCTGATCGCCAACCTCGAGAACCAGGGCGAGAAGGCGCTGGAATCGATGGACAAGGACAGCAAGGCCCCGTGA
- a CDS encoding nucleoside hydrolase, translating into MTRPQLLIDTDPGVDDALAILMAHAHADVAGLSIAAGNVGLDHTVRNARVLVDLLGAATPVFPGCATPLVRLPEEDAAFVHGRDGFGDVGFPQPAATAEDEAAALALLRLTRERPGELTLVALAPLTNVALALRLDPTLPQRVKRLVVMGGAVTGQGNTSRVPAEFNIGFDPEAAHVVFEAFADFDLVDWELTLRHAFDEDAFDGWLAAGDQRAAFYGNICQVARKTNRERGRRGIIAADALAMAVAIDPAVVVRSERRAVAVELDGRLTRGATVVDWAGRLGRPANANVALELDQDRFAAMVRRALGAS; encoded by the coding sequence ATGACCCGACCGCAACTCCTGATCGATACCGACCCCGGCGTGGATGACGCGCTGGCTATCCTGATGGCTCATGCGCACGCCGATGTCGCCGGACTCTCCATTGCGGCGGGCAACGTCGGCCTTGACCACACGGTGCGCAACGCGCGCGTGCTGGTCGATCTGCTCGGCGCCGCGACGCCGGTGTTCCCGGGCTGTGCCACGCCGCTGGTGCGCCTGCCGGAAGAGGATGCCGCCTTCGTGCACGGTCGCGACGGTTTCGGCGACGTGGGCTTTCCGCAGCCCGCGGCCACTGCGGAAGACGAGGCGGCCGCGCTGGCACTGCTGCGGCTGACCCGCGAGCGGCCCGGCGAACTGACCTTGGTCGCGCTGGCGCCGCTGACCAACGTGGCGCTGGCGCTGCGGCTGGACCCGACCCTGCCGCAACGGGTCAAGCGACTGGTGGTGATGGGCGGCGCGGTGACCGGGCAGGGCAATACCAGTCGCGTGCCGGCCGAATTCAACATCGGTTTCGATCCGGAGGCCGCGCACGTGGTGTTCGAAGCGTTCGCGGATTTCGATTTGGTCGACTGGGAGCTGACCCTGCGCCACGCCTTCGACGAGGATGCCTTCGATGGCTGGCTCGCCGCAGGCGACCAGCGCGCGGCGTTTTACGGCAACATTTGCCAGGTGGCTCGAAAGACCAATCGCGAGCGTGGCCGGCGCGGGATCATCGCCGCCGACGCGCTGGCGATGGCGGTAGCAATCGATCCGGCGGTGGTGGTGCGCAGCGAGCGGCGTGCGGTAGCGGTGGAACTTGACGGCCGGCTGACCCGCGGCGCCACCGTGGTGGACTGGGCCGGCCGGTTGGGCCGCCCGGCCAACGCCAACGTGGCGCTGGAACTGGATCAGGATCGGTTCGCGGCGATGGTTCGGCGGGCGCTCGGCGCCAGCTGA
- a CDS encoding RidA family protein produces the protein MSRSIVSTDQAPAAIGPYSQAVRAGNTVYFSGQIPLDPASGNLVEGDIETQTRRVFDNLTAVAKAAGGSLSQFVRVGIYVTDLANFAAVNAVMAEYFQQPYPARSTIEVSALPKGAQVEVDAIMVMD, from the coding sequence ATGTCCCGCAGCATCGTCTCCACCGACCAGGCTCCCGCCGCCATCGGTCCCTATTCGCAAGCCGTGCGTGCCGGCAACACCGTGTACTTTTCCGGCCAGATACCGCTGGATCCGGCCAGTGGCAACCTGGTCGAGGGCGACATCGAGACGCAGACCCGTCGCGTGTTCGACAATCTCACGGCGGTAGCCAAGGCAGCCGGCGGCTCGCTGTCGCAGTTCGTGCGGGTGGGTATCTACGTCACCGACCTTGCCAACTTCGCCGCCGTCAATGCCGTGATGGCCGAGTATTTCCAGCAGCCGTACCCGGCGCGTTCCACCATCGAGGTGTCGGCGCTGCCCAAGGGCGCGCAGGTGGAAGTCGACGCGATCATGGTCATGGATTGA
- a CDS encoding MlaA family lipoprotein codes for MLSLLRFSPSRLLPLAALALLAGCTIAKPRTDDPLEKFNRKVYTFNNTVDQAVIRPVAVGYRKVTNPPVRRSVSDFFTNIRMPITVANDLLQARPKQALQSTGRFLVNLTLGLGGFFDPASQLGIPLEDNDFGVTLARWGVPDGDYLVLPLIGPTTVRDVWRMPVDSYFFDPLSIYAHNHDYKYGQQFLPQMMYLVTLRSRGIDAESFLESAYDPYVFMRDAYRQRRLYQIYDGNPPAEVIQQMQGLNDDNFDPEQLLDEQHQWENKHPADDQKHP; via the coding sequence ATGCTTTCCCTGCTCCGTTTCTCGCCCAGCCGCCTGTTGCCGCTGGCTGCCCTGGCCCTGCTGGCCGGTTGCACCATTGCCAAGCCGCGTACCGACGATCCGCTGGAGAAGTTCAACCGCAAGGTCTACACGTTCAACAACACGGTGGACCAGGCGGTGATCCGCCCGGTGGCGGTGGGCTATCGCAAGGTCACCAACCCGCCGGTACGACGTTCGGTCAGCGACTTCTTTACCAACATCCGCATGCCGATCACGGTCGCCAACGACCTTCTGCAGGCGCGGCCGAAACAGGCGCTGCAGAGCACCGGACGTTTCCTGGTCAACCTGACGCTGGGCCTGGGCGGCTTTTTCGATCCGGCCAGCCAGCTCGGCATTCCGCTGGAAGACAACGATTTCGGCGTGACCCTGGCGCGTTGGGGCGTGCCCGATGGCGATTACCTGGTGCTGCCGCTGATCGGGCCGACCACCGTGCGCGACGTGTGGCGCATGCCCGTGGACAGCTATTTCTTCGATCCGCTGTCGATCTACGCGCACAACCACGACTACAAGTACGGCCAGCAGTTCCTGCCGCAGATGATGTACCTGGTGACCCTGCGCTCGCGCGGCATTGATGCGGAGAGCTTCCTGGAGTCGGCGTACGACCCGTACGTGTTCATGCGCGACGCGTACCGCCAGCGGCGCCTGTACCAGATCTACGACGGCAACCCGCCGGCCGAGGTCATCCAGCAGATGCAGGGCCTGAACGACGACAACTTCGACCCGGAGCAGTTGCTGGACGAGCAGCACCAGTGGGAGAACAAGCATCCGGCCGACGATCAGAAGCACCCGTAA
- a CDS encoding STAS domain-containing protein: protein MSVPAFQLHREMPGTLGVSGVLSFDTAAAALQAIGAALVAAPVTRLDLAGIERADSAGLACVLAAQAEARRLGRELVVENMPAGMRALAQVCEVEALVG from the coding sequence GTGAGCGTGCCCGCCTTCCAGCTCCATCGCGAGATGCCGGGCACGCTCGGCGTCAGCGGCGTGCTGAGCTTCGACACCGCCGCCGCCGCGCTGCAGGCGATCGGCGCGGCGCTGGTAGCCGCGCCGGTGACCCGGCTGGACCTGGCCGGCATCGAGCGCGCCGACAGCGCGGGCCTGGCCTGCGTGCTGGCGGCCCAGGCCGAGGCCCGTCGGCTCGGCCGCGAGCTGGTCGTGGAGAACATGCCCGCCGGCATGCGCGCGCTGGCGCAGGTGTGCGAGGTGGAGGCACTGGTCGGCTGA
- the mlaD gene encoding outer membrane lipid asymmetry maintenance protein MlaD translates to MSQRHSYAVGTGLFIVLGFAALAYLATQTTSVANTHQGASYTVEAHFANIGQLKERAPVKIAGVRVGQVSSIVLDPKQETADVKLSIDQAYSHIPDDSIATIFTSGLLGDQYVGIQYGNSTKDLADGGTLARTKPAQQLEEMLGKFFGAGGVADNLGGSYTVKARFSNVGTLSVGAPVKMAGVAIGSVAAVHADPVKLDAEVELSIDKKYDQIPDDSAAAVFTSGLIGTQYVAIQPGGSPEFLKNGDEMVLTQSAMQLEDLIGKFLVNGSPAEKKDAANESPAGKQ, encoded by the coding sequence GTGAGCCAGAGACATTCCTACGCCGTGGGCACCGGCCTGTTCATCGTGCTCGGCTTTGCCGCGCTGGCTTACCTGGCGACGCAGACCACCTCGGTGGCCAATACGCACCAGGGCGCGAGCTACACGGTCGAGGCGCACTTCGCCAACATCGGACAGCTCAAGGAGCGCGCACCGGTGAAGATCGCCGGCGTGCGCGTGGGCCAGGTGAGCTCGATCGTGCTCGATCCGAAGCAGGAAACCGCCGACGTCAAGCTGTCCATCGACCAGGCGTACAGCCACATTCCGGATGACTCGATAGCGACGATCTTCACCAGCGGCCTGCTCGGCGACCAGTACGTGGGCATCCAGTACGGCAATTCGACGAAGGATCTGGCCGACGGTGGCACGCTGGCACGCACCAAGCCCGCGCAGCAGCTGGAGGAGATGCTCGGCAAGTTCTTCGGCGCCGGCGGCGTGGCCGACAACCTGGGCGGCAGCTACACGGTGAAGGCGCGCTTCAGCAACGTCGGGACGCTCTCGGTCGGTGCCCCGGTGAAGATGGCTGGCGTGGCGATCGGAAGCGTGGCCGCGGTGCACGCTGATCCGGTGAAACTGGACGCCGAAGTGGAGTTGTCGATCGACAAGAAGTACGACCAGATTCCCGACGATTCGGCCGCTGCAGTGTTCACCAGCGGTTTGATCGGCACCCAGTACGTTGCGATCCAGCCCGGCGGCTCGCCGGAGTTCCTGAAGAACGGCGACGAAATGGTGCTGACCCAGTCGGCGATGCAGCTGGAAGACCTGATCGGCAAGTTCCTGGTCAACGGCTCGCCCGCCGAGAAGAAGGACGCCGCCAACGAATCCCCCGCCGGCAAGCAATGA
- a CDS encoding citrate synthase: MSDSKVVKLVDESSNRSAELPLLSGTLGPSCIDLGTLYKDTGHFTYDPGFGSTASTKSAITYIDGDKGVLLYRGYPIEQLAEKSTFLEVAYLLLNGELPKKDDFASFEHQITHHTMMHESLKNFFQGFHHDAHPMAMLAASVASLSAFYHDDLNVDDPADRKLAAIRLIAKMPTIAAACYRYSIGWPFRYPRNNLEYVERFLHMMFEVPSEPLQLNPVAAKALDLLFILHADHEQNASTSTVRLVGSTGANPYASIAAGITALWGPAHGGANEAVLEMLQEIGTPDRVDTAVKRAKDKNDNFRLMGFGHRVYKNFDPRAKIIREMCHKVLAELGVNDPLLDVAMKLEEAALKDDYFVERKLYPNVDFYSGIIYKALGIPTEMFTVMFAIARTAGWISHWIEQHETPGSRIGRPRQIYTGADVRDYTALDKR; the protein is encoded by the coding sequence GTGTCCGATTCCAAGGTCGTCAAGCTCGTCGATGAATCGAGCAACCGCAGCGCCGAGCTGCCCCTGCTGAGCGGCACGCTGGGGCCCTCGTGCATCGACCTTGGCACGCTGTACAAGGACACCGGCCACTTCACGTACGACCCGGGCTTCGGTTCGACCGCCAGCACCAAGAGCGCGATCACCTACATCGACGGCGACAAGGGTGTGCTGCTGTACCGCGGCTATCCGATCGAGCAGTTGGCCGAGAAGTCGACGTTCCTGGAGGTGGCCTACCTGCTGCTCAACGGCGAACTGCCGAAGAAGGACGATTTCGCGTCCTTCGAGCACCAGATCACGCATCACACGATGATGCACGAGTCGCTGAAGAACTTCTTCCAGGGCTTCCACCACGACGCGCACCCGATGGCCATGCTTGCCGCCTCGGTCGCATCGCTCTCGGCGTTCTACCACGACGACCTCAACGTCGATGATCCGGCCGACCGCAAGCTCGCCGCGATTCGCCTGATCGCCAAGATGCCCACGATTGCCGCGGCCTGCTACCGCTATTCGATCGGCTGGCCGTTCCGTTATCCGCGCAACAACCTCGAGTACGTCGAGCGCTTCCTGCACATGATGTTCGAGGTGCCGAGCGAACCGCTGCAGCTCAACCCGGTGGCTGCCAAGGCACTGGACCTGCTGTTCATCCTGCACGCCGACCACGAGCAGAACGCCTCCACCTCGACCGTGCGCCTGGTCGGTTCCACAGGCGCCAACCCGTACGCGTCCATCGCCGCGGGCATCACCGCGTTGTGGGGCCCGGCCCATGGCGGCGCCAACGAGGCGGTGTTGGAGATGCTGCAGGAGATCGGCACGCCCGATCGGGTCGACACCGCGGTCAAGCGCGCCAAGGACAAGAACGACAACTTCCGCCTGATGGGCTTCGGCCACCGCGTCTACAAGAACTTCGATCCCCGCGCCAAGATCATCCGCGAGATGTGCCACAAGGTGCTCGCCGAGCTGGGCGTCAACGACCCGCTGCTCGACGTGGCGATGAAGCTGGAAGAGGCGGCGCTGAAGGACGACTACTTCGTCGAGCGCAAGCTGTACCCGAACGTCGACTTCTACTCGGGCATCATCTACAAGGCGCTGGGCATTCCGACCGAGATGTTCACCGTGATGTTCGCCATCGCGCGCACGGCCGGCTGGATCTCGCACTGGATCGAACAGCACGAGACCCCGGGCTCGCGCATCGGCCGCCCGCGCCAGATCTATACTGGCGCCGACGTGCGCGATTACACGGCGCTCGACAAGCGCTGA
- a CDS encoding type B 50S ribosomal protein L31, whose product MKPDIHPNYRPVVFQDLSSEFAFLTRSTIATKETVKWEDGNEYPLVKVDISSQSHPFYTGKQKTLDVGGRVDKFRRRYGQK is encoded by the coding sequence ATGAAGCCCGATATCCATCCCAACTACCGTCCGGTCGTTTTCCAGGACCTGTCGTCCGAGTTCGCGTTCCTGACGCGTTCGACGATCGCCACCAAGGAAACCGTCAAGTGGGAAGACGGCAACGAGTACCCGCTGGTCAAGGTGGATATCTCCAGCCAGTCGCACCCGTTCTACACCGGCAAGCAGAAGACCCTCGACGTGGGCGGCCGCGTGGACAAGTTCCGCCGCCGTTACGGCCAGAAGTAA
- a CDS encoding RelA/SpoT family protein, which yields MTATTPSAPVDPSVLPPYVLALKERVAYLPEAQVARVLRAYEVGAHAHRGQERKSGEPYITHPVAVAGILAELGLDAETIISAILHDTLEDTELSREEITAEFGDVVADLVDGVTKLDKMRFSNRQEADAESFRKMLLAMARDIRVILIKLADRLHNMRTLGAKEPSARRRIARETLEIYAPIAQRLGMNKFKAELQDLGFRALYPDRYRVISERIRAALGNRREVMSKIEHALATRLAAEHLPAKVVGRIKSPWSIYSKMRNEHKSFAQLMDVYGFRVVVDTAMSCYMALGAVHSLYSPVDRRFKDFIAIPKANGYQSLHTVLLGPFGAPIEVQVRTAEMDSVAERGVAAHWAYKTDSGPANSAQARAREWLSALADSQAHTPSSAEFIENVKIDLFPDEVYLFTPRGDILALPRNSTALDFAYAVHTDVGDHAVAARVDKKLLPLRTRLESGQLVEIITAPSAVPNPAWLEFVVTGKARTAIRQYLKHLQHEDAVDFGHRMLDRALDALGTNIDAIPAKVLERFLEEAKLRRLEELLADIALGNRMPDQVAHHLVALRGGGRPTEAPHTHENIRITGAERGVLSFGNCCHPLPGDEIIGYLSSGKGIVVHRVECPNVAEFRKSPARCVGIEWDRDVQGDYRAELRIEVINRPGVLATVAAAIAAADSNIENVEYVERDAAAATLLFAMEVKNRKHLADVIRRVRRTGVVSGAYRYPL from the coding sequence ATGACGGCGACCACGCCTTCCGCTCCCGTGGACCCGTCCGTGCTGCCCCCCTACGTGCTGGCGCTCAAGGAGCGCGTTGCCTATCTCCCGGAAGCCCAGGTGGCGCGCGTGCTGCGCGCCTACGAGGTGGGCGCGCATGCGCACCGCGGCCAGGAGCGCAAGAGCGGCGAGCCGTACATCACCCATCCGGTCGCGGTCGCCGGCATCCTGGCGGAGCTCGGCCTGGACGCCGAGACCATCATTTCGGCGATCCTCCACGACACGCTGGAAGACACTGAGCTCAGCCGCGAGGAAATCACGGCGGAGTTCGGCGACGTCGTGGCCGATCTGGTCGATGGCGTCACCAAGCTGGACAAGATGCGTTTCTCCAATCGCCAGGAGGCCGACGCGGAAAGTTTCCGCAAGATGCTGTTGGCGATGGCGCGCGACATCCGCGTGATCCTGATCAAGCTTGCCGATCGCCTGCACAACATGCGTACGCTCGGCGCCAAGGAGCCGTCCGCGCGGCGGCGCATCGCCCGCGAGACGCTGGAGATCTATGCGCCGATCGCCCAGCGCCTGGGCATGAACAAGTTCAAGGCGGAGCTGCAGGACCTGGGCTTTCGCGCGCTTTACCCGGATCGCTACCGCGTCATCAGCGAGCGTATCCGCGCCGCGCTTGGCAACCGCCGCGAAGTGATGAGCAAGATCGAGCACGCGCTCGCCACCCGGCTGGCCGCCGAGCACCTGCCGGCCAAAGTGGTGGGGCGCATCAAGTCGCCGTGGAGCATCTATTCGAAGATGCGCAACGAGCACAAGAGCTTCGCCCAGCTGATGGACGTGTATGGCTTCCGCGTGGTGGTCGACACCGCGATGAGCTGCTACATGGCGCTGGGCGCGGTCCATTCGCTCTACAGCCCGGTCGACCGCCGCTTCAAGGATTTCATCGCGATCCCCAAGGCCAACGGCTACCAGTCGCTGCACACCGTGCTGCTGGGGCCATTTGGCGCGCCGATCGAGGTGCAGGTGCGCACGGCCGAGATGGATTCGGTGGCCGAGCGGGGCGTGGCCGCGCACTGGGCCTACAAGACCGATTCGGGCCCGGCCAACAGCGCGCAGGCACGCGCGCGCGAATGGCTCTCCGCGCTGGCCGACAGCCAGGCGCACACGCCTTCGTCGGCCGAGTTCATCGAGAACGTCAAGATCGACCTGTTCCCGGACGAGGTCTACCTGTTCACGCCGCGTGGCGACATCCTGGCGCTGCCGCGCAACTCCACCGCGCTCGACTTCGCCTACGCCGTGCACACCGATGTCGGTGACCACGCGGTCGCCGCGCGGGTGGACAAGAAGCTGCTGCCGCTGCGCACGCGGCTGGAGTCGGGCCAACTGGTGGAAATCATCACCGCCCCCTCGGCGGTACCCAATCCGGCCTGGCTCGAGTTCGTGGTCACCGGCAAGGCGCGCACCGCGATCCGGCAGTACCTCAAGCACCTGCAGCACGAGGACGCGGTGGACTTCGGCCATCGCATGCTCGACCGCGCGCTGGACGCACTGGGCACCAACATCGACGCAATCCCCGCCAAGGTGCTCGAACGCTTTCTTGAAGAGGCCAAGCTGCGCCGGCTGGAAGAGCTGCTGGCCGACATCGCGCTGGGCAACCGCATGCCCGATCAGGTCGCGCATCATCTGGTCGCGTTGCGTGGTGGCGGTCGCCCGACCGAGGCGCCGCACACGCACGAAAACATACGCATCACCGGTGCCGAGCGCGGCGTGCTGAGCTTCGGCAACTGCTGCCACCCGCTGCCGGGCGACGAGATCATCGGCTATCTGTCTTCGGGCAAGGGCATCGTCGTGCATCGCGTGGAATGCCCCAACGTGGCCGAGTTCCGCAAGTCGCCCGCGCGCTGCGTGGGAATCGAATGGGATCGTGACGTGCAGGGCGATTACCGCGCGGAACTTCGCATCGAAGTCATCAACCGCCCGGGCGTGCTTGCCACCGTGGCCGCCGCCATCGCCGCGGCCGACTCGAACATCGAGAACGTCGAATACGTCGAGCGTGACGCTGCCGCGGCCACCCTGCTGTTCGCGATGGAAGTGAAGAACCGCAAGCACCTGGCCGACGTGATCCGTCGCGTGCGGCGCACTGGCGTGGTGAGCGGGGCCTACCGTTATCCGCTGTAA
- the rpoZ gene encoding DNA-directed RNA polymerase subunit omega: MARITVEDCLEVVDNRFELVLMATKRARQLEKGAEPAVHPDHDKPTVLALREIADRRIDQATIDEIDKAERERAEREALEWAAAEVDDDLSKGGDD; this comes from the coding sequence ATGGCCCGCATTACCGTGGAAGATTGCCTCGAGGTGGTAGACAACCGCTTCGAGCTGGTGCTGATGGCGACCAAGCGCGCCCGCCAGCTGGAGAAGGGCGCCGAGCCGGCGGTCCATCCGGATCACGACAAGCCGACCGTGCTTGCCCTGCGCGAGATCGCCGATCGCCGCATCGACCAGGCCACCATCGACGAGATCGACAAGGCCGAGCGCGAGCGCGCCGAGCGCGAGGCGCTGGAGTGGGCCGCGGCCGAGGTCGACGACGACCTTTCCAAGGGCGGCGACGACTGA
- the recG gene encoding ATP-dependent DNA helicase RecG: MPARSASVATPPAADPGLSPVGALPGVGPALAATLARLGLERVQDLWFHLPLRYEDKTRVTAIGDLRPGERAQVLGIVEAVERGFRYRPQLKVAIGDDSRQTLLLRFFHFNRAQAEQLKPGQKLLCYGEVRHGAQGLEMVHPQYQRVGEDQAVAVDERLSPIYPTTEGLGQKRLVGVIDKALALLPPDAALELIPPSLCATHGLTSLRDALLYAHRPPPDAPLTDLVNGRHPAQQRLAFEELLSQHLSLKRMRAAVRRRRAPELDGNGELRGRFVGGLPFRLTGAQQRVTHDVLADIACAKPMLRLVQGDVGSGKTAVAALAALAAVEAGWQVALMAPTELLAEQHLRNFRHWLEPLGVAVEWLAGKQQGKARAQALARVAAGASVVIGTHALMQEGVAFARLGLVIVDEQHRFGVQQRLALRDKGMEGDLVPHQLVLTATPIPRTLAMSAYADLDVSSIDELPPGRTPVQTVAVSNARRAEVIERIHAACAEGRQAYWVCTLIEESEQLRAQAAEVAHAELSATLEGCRVGLVHGRMKPKEKQAVMDAFKAGELAVLVATTVIEVGVDVPNASLMVIENSERLGLAQLHQLRGRVGRGAVASNCVLLYQPPLGQLARERLNVMRETCDGFRIAEKDLELRGPGEVLGTRQTGQLAFRIADLARDAHLLPAVQQVGEAMLRQHPHAAERLIERWIGAAARYAHA; encoded by the coding sequence ATGCCCGCCCGCAGCGCCAGCGTCGCCACCCCGCCTGCCGCCGATCCCGGCCTGTCGCCGGTCGGTGCGCTGCCGGGCGTCGGTCCGGCGCTGGCCGCCACGCTTGCCAGGCTCGGGCTGGAGCGCGTGCAGGACCTGTGGTTCCACCTGCCGCTGCGCTATGAGGACAAGACCCGCGTGACCGCCATTGGCGACCTGCGGCCTGGCGAACGCGCGCAGGTGCTGGGCATAGTGGAAGCGGTCGAGCGCGGCTTCCGCTACCGTCCACAATTGAAGGTCGCGATCGGTGACGACTCGCGCCAGACCCTGCTGCTGCGCTTCTTCCACTTCAACCGCGCGCAGGCCGAGCAGCTCAAGCCTGGCCAGAAGCTGTTGTGCTACGGCGAGGTACGCCATGGCGCCCAGGGCCTGGAGATGGTGCATCCGCAATATCAGCGCGTGGGCGAGGACCAGGCCGTGGCGGTGGACGAGCGACTGAGCCCGATCTATCCCACCACCGAGGGGCTGGGTCAGAAGCGGCTGGTCGGCGTGATCGACAAGGCGCTGGCGTTGCTGCCGCCGGATGCGGCGCTGGAACTGATTCCACCGTCGCTGTGCGCGACGCACGGGCTGACCTCGCTGCGCGATGCGCTGCTCTATGCACACCGCCCTCCACCGGATGCGCCGCTGACGGACCTCGTCAACGGCCGCCACCCGGCGCAGCAGCGGCTCGCTTTCGAGGAGCTGCTGTCCCAGCACCTGAGCCTCAAGCGCATGCGCGCGGCCGTACGCCGTCGGCGGGCGCCGGAGCTGGATGGGAACGGCGAACTGCGCGGCCGCTTTGTCGGCGGCCTGCCGTTCCGGCTCACGGGCGCGCAGCAGCGCGTCACGCACGACGTGCTTGCCGATATCGCGTGCGCCAAGCCGATGCTGCGGCTGGTGCAGGGCGACGTGGGCAGCGGCAAGACCGCGGTCGCCGCGCTGGCGGCGCTGGCTGCCGTGGAAGCGGGCTGGCAAGTGGCGCTGATGGCGCCGACCGAACTGCTCGCCGAGCAGCACCTGCGCAATTTCCGGCACTGGCTGGAGCCGCTGGGCGTCGCGGTGGAATGGCTCGCTGGCAAGCAGCAGGGCAAGGCTCGCGCGCAGGCACTGGCGCGCGTGGCCGCAGGCGCGTCCGTGGTGATCGGCACGCACGCGCTCATGCAGGAAGGCGTGGCATTCGCCCGCCTGGGCCTGGTCATTGTGGACGAGCAGCATCGCTTCGGGGTGCAGCAGCGGCTGGCACTGCGCGACAAGGGGATGGAAGGCGATCTGGTCCCGCACCAGCTGGTGCTCACCGCCACGCCGATCCCGCGAACGCTGGCGATGAGCGCGTATGCGGACCTGGATGTTTCCTCCATCGACGAATTGCCGCCCGGACGCACGCCCGTGCAGACCGTGGCGGTGTCCAATGCGCGCCGCGCCGAGGTCATCGAACGCATCCACGCCGCGTGCGCGGAAGGGCGACAGGCGTACTGGGTGTGCACGCTGATCGAGGAATCTGAGCAGCTGCGCGCGCAGGCGGCCGAGGTGGCGCATGCGGAGCTTTCCGCGACGCTGGAAGGCTGTCGCGTGGGGTTGGTCCACGGGCGGATGAAGCCGAAGGAAAAGCAGGCGGTGATGGACGCCTTCAAGGCCGGCGAACTCGCCGTGCTGGTCGCCACCACCGTGATCGAGGTGGGCGTGGACGTGCCCAACGCCAGCCTGATGGTGATCGAGAACAGCGAGCGCCTGGGCCTTGCCCAGTTGCACCAGCTGCGCGGGCGCGTGGGCCGCGGCGCGGTCGCTTCCAATTGCGTGTTGCTGTACCAGCCGCCGCTGGGGCAGCTCGCACGCGAGCGCCTCAATGTGATGCGCGAGACCTGCGACGGCTTCCGCATCGCCGAGAAGGATCTCGAGTTGCGCGGCCCTGGCGAAGTGCTCGGCACGCGCCAGACCGGCCAGCTCGCCTTCCGCATCGCCGATCTTGCGCGTGACGCACACCTGCTGCCGGCAGTGCAGCAGGTCGGCGAAGCGATGTTGCGCCAGCACCCGCACGCGGCCGAACGGCTGATCGAACGGTGGATTGGCGCCGCTGCGCGCTACGCGCACGCCTGA